From a region of the Arvicanthis niloticus isolate mArvNil1 chromosome 6, mArvNil1.pat.X, whole genome shotgun sequence genome:
- the Phospho1 gene encoding phosphoethanolamine/phosphocholine phosphatase isoform X2: MSGCFPVVGLRCLSRDGRMAAPGAPRFLLTFDFDETIVDENSDDSIVRAAPGQQLPESLRATYREGYYNEYMQRVFKYLGEQGVRPRDLRAVYETIPLSPGMGDLLQFIAKQGSCFEVILISDANTFGVESALRAAGHHSLFRRILSNPSGPDARGLLTLRPFHTHSCSRCPANMCKHKVLSEYLRERARDGVHFERLFYVGDGANDFCPMGLLAGGDVAFPRRGYPMHRLIQEAQKAEPNSFRAHVVPWETAADVRQHLQQVLKMC, translated from the exons ATGAGCGGGTGTTTTCCGGTTGTTGGACTACGATGCCTATCTAGG GACGGCAGGATGGCCGCGCCGGGCGCGCCTCGTTTCCTCCTGACCTTCGACTTCGATGAGACCATCGTGGACGAGAACAGCGACGACTCGATCGTGCGTGCTGCGCCAGGCCAGCAACTGCCAGAGAGCCTGCGTGCCACCTATCGCGAGGGCTATTACAATGAGTACATGCAACGCGTCTTCAAGTACCTGGGTGAGCAGGGTGTACGGCCTCGGGACCTGCGCGCTGTCTACGAGACCATCCCCCTGTCGCCGGGCATGGGCGATTTGTTGCAGTTCATAGCCAAACAGGGCTCCTGCTTCGAGGTTATTCTCATTTCGGATGCCAACACCTTCGGTGTGGAGAGTGCCCTGCGTGCCGCTGGCCACCACAGTTTATTCCGCCGCATCCTCAGCAACCCGTCGGGGCCCGACGCACGGGGACTGTTGACGCTGCGGCCCTTCCACACGCACAGCTGCTCGCGCTGCCCCGCCAACATGTGCAAGCACAAGGTGCTCAGCGAATACCTGCGTGAGCGGGCCCGCGACGGCGTGCACTTCGAGCGCCTCTTCTACGTGGGGGATGGTGCAAATGACTTCTGCCCCATGGGGCTGCTGGCGGGCGGGGACGTGGCCTTCCCGCGCCGCGGCTATCCCATGCACCGCCTGATCCAGGAGGCACAGAAGGCTGAGCCCAACTCCTTCCGTGCCCACGTGGTGCCCTGGGAAACAGCCGCCGACGTGCGCCAACATCTGCAACAGGTGCTGAAGATGTGTTGA
- the Phospho1 gene encoding phosphoethanolamine/phosphocholine phosphatase isoform X1, whose translation MCQRPWLWPANQPLPGRLPPRRLSLAPSSCSSSPCSQDGRMAAPGAPRFLLTFDFDETIVDENSDDSIVRAAPGQQLPESLRATYREGYYNEYMQRVFKYLGEQGVRPRDLRAVYETIPLSPGMGDLLQFIAKQGSCFEVILISDANTFGVESALRAAGHHSLFRRILSNPSGPDARGLLTLRPFHTHSCSRCPANMCKHKVLSEYLRERARDGVHFERLFYVGDGANDFCPMGLLAGGDVAFPRRGYPMHRLIQEAQKAEPNSFRAHVVPWETAADVRQHLQQVLKMC comes from the coding sequence ATGTGCCAGCGACCCTGGCTGTGGCCCGCTAATCAGCCTCTCCCTGGCCGGCTCCCGCCGCGCCGCCTCTcgcttgccccctcctcctgctcctcttcccccTGCTCCCAGGACGGCAGGATGGCCGCGCCGGGCGCGCCTCGTTTCCTCCTGACCTTCGACTTCGATGAGACCATCGTGGACGAGAACAGCGACGACTCGATCGTGCGTGCTGCGCCAGGCCAGCAACTGCCAGAGAGCCTGCGTGCCACCTATCGCGAGGGCTATTACAATGAGTACATGCAACGCGTCTTCAAGTACCTGGGTGAGCAGGGTGTACGGCCTCGGGACCTGCGCGCTGTCTACGAGACCATCCCCCTGTCGCCGGGCATGGGCGATTTGTTGCAGTTCATAGCCAAACAGGGCTCCTGCTTCGAGGTTATTCTCATTTCGGATGCCAACACCTTCGGTGTGGAGAGTGCCCTGCGTGCCGCTGGCCACCACAGTTTATTCCGCCGCATCCTCAGCAACCCGTCGGGGCCCGACGCACGGGGACTGTTGACGCTGCGGCCCTTCCACACGCACAGCTGCTCGCGCTGCCCCGCCAACATGTGCAAGCACAAGGTGCTCAGCGAATACCTGCGTGAGCGGGCCCGCGACGGCGTGCACTTCGAGCGCCTCTTCTACGTGGGGGATGGTGCAAATGACTTCTGCCCCATGGGGCTGCTGGCGGGCGGGGACGTGGCCTTCCCGCGCCGCGGCTATCCCATGCACCGCCTGATCCAGGAGGCACAGAAGGCTGAGCCCAACTCCTTCCGTGCCCACGTGGTGCCCTGGGAAACAGCCGCCGACGTGCGCCAACATCTGCAACAGGTGCTGAAGATGTGTTGA